The stretch of DNA CCGGCGAGCGTCCGCGGCAGGATCAGTGGCCGTTGGGTGAACCCGGTGACCGCGCCTTCGTCGCCGCATGGTTGGCGCATGTCGAAGCGGGGCGGATCGGGGGGAATCCTCCCATGTCCGAGGAGAGCCGCGCGGCGGTCCTCGCCAATGAGCGGGTGTTGTGCGGGCGGCAGCGCTCGCTGCTGGGGTGACTCCTGAGCCCCTCCCGTTCACTCCCCGGTCAAGCCCGGGGCGGGTAGCGGTGGCGGGTATTTGCGAGCTTGCTTGCTAGTCGCAGCGGGGTGGGCCTCCCGGCCCAGCGCTGCGCGCGCCCACCCCTAGCCCCTCCCGCATACGGGAGGGGGATACGGGCGATCCTCCTCGTGAAGGTGAGAACAAACGGGCCGCAGGCCCGCAAGGCCGACCGGCCGCCCGCAGCGACGCGACCTTCAGGTCGCTTGAGCGAGGATGTCGCGCGCCCAATGGCGTGCGGACACATAAACTTCCATTTTCCTACAGCAGTTTGGCTCTGATAGGCTGCGCGCCCGATTTCGTCCTGTCTGCCCGAGGAGCCTGCTGCCATGTCCGATGTCCACACCCCCGCCTCTTCCGCCGCGCACCTCGTGGTCGATCCCGAGACGCTCGCCGCCGATGTGCCGCCTTCGGTGCAGCAGGATTTCCTGCGCGTGCTGGCGCAGTGGGGCAATGTCCGTGCGGCGGCGTTGCAGGTGGGGGCGAGCCGTGCGCATCTCTACCGCCAGCGGCGCGCCTCGGAGGAGTTTCGGCGCTTGTGGGATGCCGCGCTGGTGATCGCCCGCCCGCAGGTCGAGGAGGTGCTGGCCGACCGTGCGCTCAACGGCGTGCAGGAGGTGGTCTATTACCGTGGGGAGGAGATCGCCACGCGCACCCGCCACGATGCGCGGCTGCTGCTGGCGCATCTGGCGCGGCTCGACCGGCTCGAGGATCGCAACTACGTCGGGGCGGCCGCGGCCAATTTCGATGCGCGGGTCGAGGCGCTGTCCGAGCCCGGGCGCGCAGCTGCGGCGGGCCTCGGTCCGGGGTATTTCCGTTAGGCCGGGTGGGGGCTTTTCGGGGGCCGGAGTTTTTGTCTTAGACAATGTCTCATCTGTCTCCAACACGGGGGAGCGGCGTGGGGGCGGGGGACCTCCGCGTCAGCAGCGCGAGGGCGGCAAAGGTCGCGGTGCCGCTCGCGATCATCCACAGGAAGGCGCCGCTCTGGCCGAGGCCCCAGTCGAGCACGCCGAGCACCGCGACCTGCACTACGATGGCACTAAGCGCTGCCGGGGCTGAGCGCGATCCGGCGAGCCCGGCGATGATCGGCACCGCCAGCACCGCGGCGATGGCGCCTGCATCGAGCACGAGGTTGCGCAAGCTCTCCCCCTGCAACGCCAGCCACGCCGCCACCGCCGCGGCGCCCACCGTGGCGCTGCGGGCGGCGCGCAGCATCGTGCGGGGCGAGGCCTCGGGGTTGAAGCGCTTGTACCCGCTCTCCGCGACGACCGCCGAGACCGCGAGCAGGGCGGAGTCGACCGATGACAGGATCGCCGAAACCAGCGCTCCGGTGAAGACGATCATCAGCCACTCGGGGAACAGCGCGGCGGCAAGGCTCGGCAGGTAGGCCTCGTCGGTGCCGAGCGTGATGCCGAGCAGCGGGGCGAGGGCAGGGCCGAACAGGCCGAAGCTCACCGGGATCAGGCCGACCGTGAGGTAGATCCCCGCGCCCCACAGCGCGCCCGCGCGGGCGACCTCGGGCGAGCGCGCGGCGAGGGTGCGGGACAGCGCCTCCTGGCTGACCATGGTGCCCGCGATGGGGATCAGCCACAGCTCGGCGCGGTCGACCCAGCTCTCGCCCGGCGCGGTGAAGCCGAAGCTGGCGGGCGGGGCGGCGGCCCACATGGCGGCGGGGCCTCCGAACGCGCTGGTCATGAGGGCGAAGAGGATGAGGATGGCGACGACGATGATGATGCCCTGCACGATGTCGGTGACGACGTCGCCCGCGAGCCCGCCGAACAGGGTGTAGGTCATCACCAGCAGCGTCGCACCGATCAGGGCGGGGGTGAAGTCGAGGCCCGAGGCGCTGGCGATGATGGTGGCGAAGGCGAAGAGCTGCGCGGCGGACCAGGTGGTGGCGGAGAGCGCGATGACGATCGCGGCAAGGCTCTCGGTCCCCGGCCCGAAGCGACTGCGCAGAAAGTCGGCAAGGGTGATGAAGCCGCCACTCCGCAGCCGGTGCGCGAAGAACAGCGCGATGGCGAGGATGCCGAGCGCGTAGGCAAAGGGCTCGGCGCGGGCTCCGGCGAGGCCATCGCGCGCGACCTCGCCCGAGGTGGCGATCAGGCTCTCGGAGGCGAACCAGGTTGCGAACAGGCTCATGCCCACCGCCAGCGGTCCGAGCGAGCGGCCCGCGACGAGGTAGTCGGCATCGGACTTGGCCCCGCGTCCGGCCCACACCGCCAGCGCGATCTGGGCTGCGACATAGGCGAGGATCAGCATGAGCGTGAGCGTGATGGCGTTGGTCTCCTCAAGTCAGCCTTGCGGGATGCCCTGTCGTCCCGCTGCGACCTCACCGTGTGTCCCGCGGTTGGTAGCTGCACGGTGCGCGAGCGCAAGACCCGTGCGGCCCATCATCGCCGCGTCGCCGCATCCACCGCGTTGCGGCGCGCGTAGATGAAGCGGACGGAGCAGCACGAAGGAGTGCCCGGCAATGCCAATGACAACCAGACATATCGTTCCCCTTGTCGCCGCCGGTCTCGCGGTCGCGGCCCTTGCGGTCGGATCGCAGGCGGGGACGATCAACTCCAACCTGATGATCGAGCCTGCCAAGACCTTCGAACTCGGCGGCGGGCAGGACGGTGGCTTCGTGGTCACCGGCACCAACGTGGGGCCGGTCGCCGTGGTGGTGTCGGGCAAGGCACCCGATGGCACGATCGTGCAGCGCGGCACGGTGTCAGCTGGCGGTGCGGTCGATGCGCGCTTTGCCTCCGGCGAGATGGCGCTGCTGCGCAACACGTCGGGCGCGCAGACCGCGCGTCTGACGCTCAAGGTGACAGGGGATACGGCGGCGCTCGGGATGTCCTATTCGGACAACCCCTGAGGCGCGGCGATCAGTCTTCGATCACCGCGAGTTCGACCGTGCCGTGGCCGCGCTGGACGAGGCCCAGCTCATCGGCCGCGGCGCGGCTCACGTCGATCAGGCGGCCGCGGGTGAAGGGGCCGCGATCGGTGATGCGCACCACGACGCTCTGGCCGTTGGCGACATTGGTGACGCGCACCAGCGTGCCGAACGGCAGGGTCCGGTGCGCGGCGGTCATTTCGGCGTTGCTGAAGCGCTCGCCGCTGGCGGTGCGGCGGCCATCGAACTTGGCGGCGTAGTAGGAGGCGCTGCCCCGGCCGAGCACGGTTTCCTGCGGAGCCGAGGGCGCGGGCTGATCGAGGGCGGAAGCGGGCGCGGTGACATCGGCATCCGGCTGCAAGGGCACCAGCTCGATCACGGCGGCGCTGCTGGCGAAGGTGTCGATCGCGGAAGGGGCGGCTTCGGGTGTCGCGGCAGTCGAGGCCGCCAGCGGGGCAAGGCCGACCAACGCGATCAGCGCTGCCGCCTGCACGCTACGCCGGGCGAGGCTTCGGGCTCCGTGGCCTTGAATGCGATGTTCCCTCCGCATGGGCAGCGCCGATACCGGTCAGTTGTTACCCAAGGCAAACCGGCGGCGGATTTCGTCGTCGCCGGCCATCCATTGAGGAACGAGTCGAAAGAAAAATCCGACGAACCGTGATGGAACATTATCGGCGCAACGCGCTTTTCGCCGTTTCAACCACCAGCGACTCGGCTTTGGCGATGCAGATTCGAGGCCCAGACGCGTGATGAAGACCGCGGACCTCCGCACAGGCACCGGCGTCGTCCGCACAGCAAATGGGGCCGGCATTGCTGCCGACCCCACTCTCACCGGCGTGTGGATGACCCTCGTGTCCGATGCGTCCGGCGAACCTTCCGCTTCTTTCCCGTTGGGCCATGCTTGGCGCCCGATGTCTAGCCTCTCGCTGCCCTGCCTTGCGGCTGACCTGCCAGAGATTTGTCACCGGCGCTCGCGCCGGCATCCGGCTTCCGCTCCCGCGCTGACCTGCGTCCACCGAAGCCCGAAGTCTTCGCCTTTCGCTGCCTTGCGCGCTCGCTTGGCCGAGGCTGTCGTCCCTTTACCGTTCACAAGAGCTGCGGCTGGGGGCTTTCGCCGTTTCCGCTGCGCTTCCGATCGGCCAGGTTCTTGGCCTGTCCGGCGACTTCGCTTCGCTCCGATCCTTGAATTGATCCGACTTGCCTTTGGCCGAAGCCTCCTGCATGCCGTCTCCAGATCGGCGCGTGGACAGATGTCACCGCCATCTTTGGGATCAAAACTCCGGTAACTTCAAGGCCTTGCGGCTTTCCGTTCCGGTTGCTTCGTGTCCCGAAGACAAGTTGAAACTGCGCCTGAATCGGCGATCTGACAACATCCCGACGCTTTAGTTTTCCACTTCGGGCGATTTGCCCTGTGGACACGCGTGGATAAGTCAACGCTTCGTCGCAATTGTCGCGATGCGCGCAAGAAACGGGAACGAAACCGCCCCTAGATTGTCACAATATCGGCTCCGGATCGCCGCAGAGAGTGCAGCGACTCGGTTTTCCACTGGCGGGATGCGCCTGTCAGGCGTCGCGATTGCGCCGGGCCAGCAGCCGCAGGCGCAGGCCGTTCAGCTTGATGAAGCCTTCCGCGTCCTTCTGGTCATAGGCCCCGGCGTCATCCTCGAAGGTCACATGGGCCTCGGAATAGAGCGAGTAGGGCGACTTGCGACCCACGACGCTGGCGAGCCCCTTGTAGAGCTTGAGCCGCACCGTCCCCGTTACCTTGTCCTGCGAATGGTCGATCGCGGCTTGCAGCATCTCGCGTTCGGGGCTGAACCAGAAGCCGTTGTAGATCAGCTCCGCATAGCGCGGCATCAACTCGTCCTTGAGATGCGCTGCGCCGCGATCGAGCGTGATCTGCTCGATCCCGCGATGGGCACGGGCGTAGATCTCGCCGCCCGGAGTCTCGTACATTCCGCGGCTCTTCATGCCGACGAAGCGGTTCTCGACCAGATCGAGCCGGCCGATGCCGTGCTTGCGACCGAGATCGTTGAGCGCGGCGAGCAGCGTCGCGGGGCTCATTGCCACGCCGTTCAAGGCGACCCCGTCACCCTTCTCGAAGTCAATGGTGATGTATTCGGGCGTGTCCGGCGCGTCCTCGGGATTGACCGTGCGCGAATAGACGTAATCGGGGGTTTCCTCCCACGGGTCTTCGAGCACCTTGCCCTCGGACGAGGTGTGGAGCAGGTTCGCGTCGGTCGAAAACGGGCTGTCGCCGCGCTTGTCCTTGGGCACCTGAATCTGGTGCGCCTCGGCCCAGGCGATCAGCGCGGTGCGGGAGGTCAAATCCCACTCGCGCCACGGGGCGATCACCTTGATGTCCGGATCGAGCGCATAGGCCGAAAGCTCGAAGCGCACCTGATCATTGCCTTTGCCGGTCGCACCGTGGGCGATGAAATCGGCGCCGGTCTGGTGCGCGATCTCGACCAGACGCTTGGAAATCAGCGGCCGCGCGATCGAGGTGCCGAGCAGGTAGTCGCCCTCGTAACGGGCATTGGCGCGCATCATCGGGAAGACGAAATCGCGCACGAATTCCTCGCGCAGATCTTCGATGAAGATGTGATCGTCCGCGATGCCCATCGCTTTCGCTTTGGCGCGCGCGGGTTCGATTTCCTCGCCTTGCCCGAGATCGGCGGTGAAAGTGACGACTTCCAGCCCGCGCTCCACGCTCAGCCACTTGGCGATGACGCTGGTATCGAGACCGCCCGAATAGGCGAGGACGACTTTCTGGGGCTGGGCCATGGGCGCGGTTCCTTGGGCAAAAAGAGCGCCGCGCCCCTAACAGCGCGCGCGGGGCGGGGCAATCGCGCTTTCGCCTCGGGAGACGGCGGGGCCGCATCTTGGCAATCGACCGGCAAGAAATTCCTGATAAAGCCTTGCGCGATGGCGCTTTAGCGCGCGGTCGATCAGGGGTCCGAAATGCTGGCAATGTGGAGCAAGGCGCGCGAGTTGGCGGAGGCGACCCCGCCCGAGCGCAATCGCTGGGTCGATTTCCTGCGCGCGGTCTCGATTCTCGCCGTGGTGTTCGGCCACTGGCTGATGGCCGGGCTCTACGTCAACGAAGCGGGCGAATTGCAGCGCGGCGATCTGCTCTCGGTCTCGCAGTGGGCGCATTGGCTGACCTGGGGCTTTCAGGTGATGCCGGTGTTCTTCCTCGTCGGGGGCTACTCGAACAGCGTCAGCTGGGGCGCGGTGACGCGCAAGACGCCGCCGGAGCAGGCGGGCGTCTATCGCGACTGGCTGGCGAGCCGGGTGCAGCGGCTGATCACGCCGACCTTTCCGGTGCTGCTGCTGTGGGCGGCGCTGGCGCTGATCCTGACGCAGGTGGGCCTGCCGCGCGAACAGATCCGCATGGCGACCGAGGCGGCGCTGATCCCGGTCTGGTTCCTTGCGGTCTATCTGCTGGTCACCGCCTGCACGCCGGTGATGTTCCGGGCGTGGAATCGCTTCGGCTGGGCGAGCTTTGCGGTGTTCATCCCGCTGGCGATGCTGACCGACTGGCTGACCTTCACTGCTGAGGTGCCGTGGATCAACTTCACCAATTTTCTGTGGGTGTTCCTCGCCGTGCACCAGCTGGGCTTCGCATGGCGTGACGGCAGGTTCGACAACCGCTGGCTGGCGTGGGTGTGGTTTGCGGTGGGACTTGCGGTGCTGGTGCGGATCACGGCTTTCGGGTTCTACCCCGTCTCGATGGTGAGCGCGCCGGGCGGCTTTTCCAACTCGCTCCCGCCGACGGTGGCGCTGCTGGCGCTGGGGATGGTGCAGGTCGGGCTGGTGCTGGCGCTCGAACCACTGGGGCGGCGCATGCTCGAGAGCGTGCGGCTGTGGACTGCGACGGTGCTGATGAACGGGATGATCATGACGGTTTTCCTCTGGCACCTCACCGCCTTCGTGCTGGTGATGACGGTCGCCTGGCTGGGCCTCGGCGGAGCGGGGCTGGATACGGTGCCGGGGAGCGCGGCGTGGTGGGTCTCGCGCCCGCTGTGGCTCGGGCTCTACATCCTCGCACTGCTGCCGCTGATCGCGATCTTCGCGCGGCACGAACGCAGCTTCGGCCCCATCCGGGGCGGGCGCACCGTGCCGCGGCTGCGCGCGGTGCTGGGCGTGACGGCGATCTGCGCCGGGCTGGGCGCGACGGCGGGGCTGACCATCGCCAGCCCCGAGGGCGTCACGGGCGTGCGCCTGTGGGTGATCGCGCTCGTACTTGTGGGGGCGGCGCTGATGGGCTTCGGCCCGGTCTACCGCCCGCGCAACCGCCCCGGGCTCCCCAAGGCGGGCTAGCTGCCGATCAGATAGTCCCGCGTGATCGGCAGGGCGTTGCGATTGCGGACATACTGGATCTGGTAATTGCCCATGCCGCCATGCTCGAACACCGTGGCCGCGCCCGCGAGATAGAAGGTCCACATCCGGAAGAACCTCTCATCATAGAGCGCGATGATCTTCTCGCGGTGCGCCATGCAGTTGGCATACCACGCGCGGATCGTCTTGGCGTAGTGCAGCCGCAGCGTCTCCACGTCGGTCGCGATCAGGCGGAATTTCTCCGATGCCGCGACGGTCTCCGACAGCGCGGGGATGTAGCCGCCGGGGAAGACATATTTGCGGGTGAAGGCGTCGGTCGTCCCCGGCCCGCCGAACCGCCCGATGGTGTGGAGCAGCATCACTCCGTCATCGGCAAGGATCTGCGCGCAGGCCTGAAAGAAGGTCTCGAACTGCGCGCGGCCGACGTGTTCGAACATCCCGACCGAGACGATCCGGTCGAACCGCCGACCGTTCGCGGCGGTGTCACGGTAATCCTCGAGCAGGATCGTGACCTTGTCGGCCACCCCCGCATCACGCACCCGCTGGCGAGCGAGCGCGGCCTGTTCTTCGGACAGCGTAATGCCGGTGACATGGACATCGTGGTGCCTGGCGAGATGGATCGCCATGCCGCCCCAGCCGCAGCCGATATCGAGCACCTCCTGCCCCGGCGACAGGTGCAGCTTGCGGGCGATATGCTTGAGCTTCGCCTCCTGCGCCCCGGCGAGGGTGGTCACGCCCTCGGGCCAGTAGGCGCAAGAATATTGCCAATGCTCATTGTCGAGCATCAGCGCATAGAGATCGTTGCCGATGTCATAGTGATGCGCGACGTTCTTCTTTGAACCCACGCGGTTGTTGATCTGCTCGGCGGCGAAGCTGGCCTTGTTGATCAGGCGCTTCAGTGTGCTCGGCGGGCCGATGTCGCCGCCCTTGTCCCACGGATTGTTCGACCGCAGCAGGCTGACGAGGCCCATTACGTCGCCCTCCTCGATCAGCAGCCGCCCCTCGATAAAAGCTTCCGCCGCGCCGAGCCGCGGGTCCATCAGGATATCGCGCGGCACTTTGGCGTCGGTGAAGCGCAGCACGATCTCGGGAAAGCCCTCGGCAGAGGTGCCATAGGTGCTGACGCTGCCATCGGCGAAAACGATGCCGAGGCGGCCCTGCTTTACGGCGCGGGAGAGAAAACGGTCGAGGAGAGGCTTGCTCATGGGGCTCCTTTCTAGGATGCTTCAGCGCCAGCTAGGGCAAGGTGCGCGGCTTGCGCAAGATGCCGGGCGGCGAGGCGAGGGGAAAGCGGTATGGCCAAGGCAAAGACCACGATAACCGAAGTCACGGTCGAGGATTTTCTTGCCGGCGTGCAGCCGCCCGCCAAGGCGGAAGAGGGCCGAGTGCTCGACGCGCTGTTCCGCAAGGTCACCGGGGAGATACCCAAGATGTGGGGCCCCACCATCATCGGATACGGCGAATACCGCACGACCTATGACAGCGGGCGCGAGGTCCACTTCCTGCGCAGCGGCTTTTCCCCGCGCAAGGCCAAGCATTCGCTCTATTTCATGGGCGGCTATTCCGATGCGGCCACGGGCGCGGCGCGCGATGAAAAGCTGGCGCGGCTGGGCAAATATTCGAAGGGTGCGAGTTGCCATTACGTCAACAAGCTCGCCGATATCGACCTCGCCGTGCTCGAAGAGATCATCGCGGAGGACTGGGCGGCGATGCAGCGGATTTACCCCGAAAGCTAAATCCCCGCATACCACTGGTAGCCGGCGGTATCTTCCCAGAACCCGCCCTTGCCGTCGCCGATATCCGCGAAACTGGCGACCGCCTCGATCGCCTTCACATATTTCGCCTGCTTGTAGCCCAGCTGCCGTTCGATCCGCATCCTGAGCGGCGCGCCGTTTTTCTCGGGCAGCGGCTCGCCATTGAGGCTGTGCGCAATGATCGTCTGCGGGTGGTAGGCATCGACCATGTCGATGCTCTCGTAATAGTCGCGCCCGTAGAGCACATCTGCACAGCGGAAAACGATGAACTTCGCGCTCTCCTTGACCTTGGCGGCATCGAGCAGCTCGGCGAGTTGCGGCCCCTGCCATTCGCCGATCGCGCTCCAGCCTTCGACACAGTCGTGGCGGGTGATCTGGGTGCGCTGCGGCAGGGCCTTCACTTCATCGAGCGTCAGCGCCAGCGGCTGTTCCACCAGCCCGCGCACCTCGAGCTGCCAATCGGGGAAGCCTCCGGCCAGCTGCGCCTTGTAGAACGGATCCTCCACCGTGACCGAGCCATTGCCACGGAAGGTGGGCGAGCGTTCGGCGCGGGTATATTCGGGGGCCAACCCCTGCTTGCCCGCCAGCGCGCGGTGGAGCGAGCGGTGGCCGTCCTCCGCCGCATCGAACAGGGTCTTGGCACTCTCGCTCTGGTTGATCTTGGCACAGGCCGAAGCGGACAGGGCCGCCATCCCGGCAAGCAGCGAACGGCGCGGCAGGTCAACCATGGCTGGGGTCTCCATCCAGAACGGGCTCGGGTGCGGGGGCGGGGCGGGGCGCTTCGGCTTCGCTCTCCACGCGCCTGCCGCCGGTGATCATGCCGAGGATCAGCCGCCAGTCGGTCAGCGCCAGCAGGACATGGATCACGAAGAAGCCGAAGATCCCCCACGCGGCGATGAAATGCAGCGAGCGGGCGCTCTGGCGGCCGCCCAGCACTTCGAGCAGCCAGGGTGCCGCCGCCTGAAAGCCGGGGCTGATCGCAAGGCCGGTGAACAACATCAGCGGCATGAGCACCCCGAACACCATCCCGTAGAGGATCTTCTGTACCGGGTTATAGCCATGCGCCGCCGCGCCGGGGCCGTGCGCCTTGAGCGAGGCGATCACCGCGCCCGGTGTCCAGTCGCGCGGCGAGGTGGTGAGATCGCGGCGGAAATGTCCGTTCACCAGCATGGCGATCCAGATGAAGGCCAGCCCCAGCCCGAACGGCCATGCCATCGTGATATGCCAGTCGCGCGCCATCGCGAGGTTGTAATATTGGGGGATTGTCGACCAGGCCGGGAACCTTACGACGCTGAGCCAGGCGTCCTTGGGGTCGAAACCGTAATCGCCCCAGTAGAGATAGCGGTGGGCGTTGGAGATGTTCAGCCCGGTCATGAACAGGACGATGATCGAGACGGCATTGACCCAGTGCCACAACCGTGTCGACAGCGCGTGTTGCTTTCGCGTTTTCATGCAATCGCCCCCTTGGCATTTTCGCGCGCCAGCCAGATCACGTCGCGCGGCTGGTCCATCAGGTGCTGGCCGCTGTCGATGAACAGGGTCTGCCCGCTTGCGAGCGCGCCCCCGGCAAGGAACAGCGCGGCCTCGGCGATTTCGTCCGCCCCGGTCTTGCGGCGCAACAGATTGAGTCGATGGGAGATCTCGGTCTCCTCCTCGCGCTGATCGTGGCTGGCAAGGATCGCGCCCGGCGCGATGCCGTAGGCGCGCACGTCGGGGTCGGTGAAGCCTTTGGCGAACATGCCGATAGTGGCGGCCAGCGCGTGCTTGGACATGGTGTAGCTGAAGAAATCGGGATTGGTGTTGGCGATCTTCATGTCGGTGACATTGATCACGCTGCGCACGCCCGATCCCCTCGCCGTGTGGGCGATGAAGGCCTGGGCGATCCGGGCCGGGGCGAGTGCGTTCACTTGCATCGCCGCCCGGTTCGTTGCCGGATCGAGTTCGGTTACACCGTCATAATCGAAAACCGAGGCGGAATTGACGAGACAGCGCCAGCCCGGCAGCCGCGCGGCGAGCGCGGTGACGGCGGCGACGGCACCTTCGTCGTTGGTCAGGTCGAAGCCGATCGTCTCGGCGGAGGGAAGGGTGGCGGCGAGCGCTTCGGCCTCTGCGGCGCTGTCGCGGTAGTGGATGACGCAGTGCCATCCCGCAGCGGCAAAACGGGTAATGATCGCAGCGCCGATACGGGTCGCCCCGCCGGTCACAAGAACGGCGGGGCGGAATTCGGGCGCTGCTGTCATGTCTGGCATGGTGCAGCGCTAACAGGGCGGGGGCCGCGCTTCAATCGGGGAGCGCCGCGCGGCCCTCTCCCGATCAGCGGCGGATCAGCGGCAACGCAGCTCGCCCCGGTCGATTTCGCGGCCGAGCAGGCCGCCACCAATCGCGCCGAGCAGCGTGCCGGCACTGCGGTCACCGCGCGTGTCGATGGTGCGACCCAGCAGGGCACCGACACCGGCGCCGATCACCAGACCGGTGGTGCCGTTGTCGCGGCGGCAGTAGTAACGGTCGCCATCGCGCCAGATCCGGTCACCGCGTGAGAGGCGGCGCGGTTCGTAATAGCGCCCGCGGTCGTCATAGATGCGGGCTTCCTTGGCGCGCTTGCCGTAGGCCTTGGCGTGGCGCGGCGGGTCGGCCTGGGCGGGGGCGGCCATCGGCAGGGTCATCGCGCCAGCGGCGAGAATGAGAGCAATCTTCTTCATGACAGGTCCTTTCGGTGTGTCTGCATTGGGAAGGTTAACCGGGCTGGCGGCGCGCGGGTTCCATCAGGAAGGGAGCCCGTCGCGCCGCCGGCACGGCTCAGCGGCAGCGGGCTTCGCCGCGGTCGATCTCACGACCGAGCAGGCCGCCACCGATCGCACCGAGCAGGGTGCCGAGGCTGCGATCGCCGCGGGTGTCGATGGTCCGGCCCAGCAGCGCGCCGCCGACCGCACCGACCACGAGGCCGGTCGTGCCATTGTCGCGCTTGCAGTAGTAGCGACCGTCATTCCCGCGCCACACGCGGTCACGGCGGCTCAGGCGACGCTCGCGCTGCCATTCGCGACGGTCGCGGCGATCTTCGCGCCAGTCGCGACGGTCGCGGCGATCGCGCCAGTCGTCGCGGTCATAGGCGGCGACCTGATCGAACGAGACGGCGCTGTTGTTGAAGCTGGCGAAGATCGGCGCGGGCGCGGCGGGCAGTTCTGCGGCCTGCGCGGGCGCGGTAGCGGCAGCCATCGAAGCGGCGGCGGCGGCGATCAGGATGAGGTTCTTCATGGTCGTTTCCTTGTATCGGCGTATCGGCTCCCCGATGGAGCGACCCCGTTTTCGTTCAGCTTGGGAGAACCGGGGATGAACAGCGATGTCAGGAAAACGGCAGAATCGTTCAGGAAGCGGGGGTTCGGGATGAACCGTGGATCAGCCGCGCCGGGCTGCGGCTTTGGCGCGAAGGCGCGGGGTGAGCGTCTCCAGCGCCGCCAGCTCGGCGAACTCGGCAGCGCTCGCCTTGCCCGCCACCAGCGCCCGGAACACTCGCGCGACGTTCCATTCGCGCGCGCCGATCGCCACCCGTTCGAGCGCATTTCCGGCGGCGACTTCGCCCGTTTCGATCACGCGGAAATACCAGCCGCAGCGCGCGGTGGCGACGATTTGCGCGACCATGCCCTTGTGGCCGAAACGGTGCTCGATCTTCCAGCACGGTTGGCGCGGCTGGCTGATCTCGATCAGCGCAGTTCCAAGCCGGAAGCGGTCGCCGATATGCACCATCGCCTCGGTGAGGCCGCGCACCGCGAGGTTCGAGCCGAAACCGCCGGGCTCGTCCAGCGCGGGATGATCGCCGATCTGCTCGCGCCACCACGCATGATGGTCGAGCGGATAGAGATGCAGCGCCATCTCCGGCCCGCCATGCACCGTGCGGTCGGCCTGCTCGTCAGGGGCGAGCCCCTCTTCGAGCACCTGCACCGCGCCCTCGCGCGGGCGCTTGGCGATGGCGCTCGTCTCCGCGCCGTGGAACGGTCGGGCGG from Porphyrobacter sp. YT40 encodes:
- a CDS encoding septal ring lytic transglycosylase RlpA family protein, with product MRREHRIQGHGARSLARRSVQAAALIALVGLAPLAASTAATPEAAPSAIDTFASSAAVIELVPLQPDADVTAPASALDQPAPSAPQETVLGRGSASYYAAKFDGRRTASGERFSNAEMTAAHRTLPFGTLVRVTNVANGQSVVVRITDRGPFTRGRLIDVSRAAADELGLVQRGHGTVELAVIED
- a CDS encoding argininosuccinate synthase, coding for MAQPQKVVLAYSGGLDTSVIAKWLSVERGLEVVTFTADLGQGEEIEPARAKAKAMGIADDHIFIEDLREEFVRDFVFPMMRANARYEGDYLLGTSIARPLISKRLVEIAHQTGADFIAHGATGKGNDQVRFELSAYALDPDIKVIAPWREWDLTSRTALIAWAEAHQIQVPKDKRGDSPFSTDANLLHTSSEGKVLEDPWEETPDYVYSRTVNPEDAPDTPEYITIDFEKGDGVALNGVAMSPATLLAALNDLGRKHGIGRLDLVENRFVGMKSRGMYETPGGEIYARAHRGIEQITLDRGAAHLKDELMPRYAELIYNGFWFSPEREMLQAAIDHSQDKVTGTVRLKLYKGLASVVGRKSPYSLYSEAHVTFEDDAGAYDQKDAEGFIKLNGLRLRLLARRNRDA
- a CDS encoding acyltransferase, with the translated sequence MLAMWSKARELAEATPPERNRWVDFLRAVSILAVVFGHWLMAGLYVNEAGELQRGDLLSVSQWAHWLTWGFQVMPVFFLVGGYSNSVSWGAVTRKTPPEQAGVYRDWLASRVQRLITPTFPVLLLWAALALILTQVGLPREQIRMATEAALIPVWFLAVYLLVTACTPVMFRAWNRFGWASFAVFIPLAMLTDWLTFTAEVPWINFTNFLWVFLAVHQLGFAWRDGRFDNRWLAWVWFAVGLAVLVRITAFGFYPVSMVSAPGGFSNSLPPTVALLALGMVQVGLVLALEPLGRRMLESVRLWTATVLMNGMIMTVFLWHLTAFVLVMTVAWLGLGGAGLDTVPGSAAWWVSRPLWLGLYILALLPLIAIFARHERSFGPIRGGRTVPRLRAVLGVTAICAGLGATAGLTIASPEGVTGVRLWVIALVLVGAALMGFGPVYRPRNRPGLPKAG
- a CDS encoding cyclopropane-fatty-acyl-phospholipid synthase family protein: MSKPLLDRFLSRAVKQGRLGIVFADGSVSTYGTSAEGFPEIVLRFTDAKVPRDILMDPRLGAAEAFIEGRLLIEEGDVMGLVSLLRSNNPWDKGGDIGPPSTLKRLINKASFAAEQINNRVGSKKNVAHHYDIGNDLYALMLDNEHWQYSCAYWPEGVTTLAGAQEAKLKHIARKLHLSPGQEVLDIGCGWGGMAIHLARHHDVHVTGITLSEEQAALARQRVRDAGVADKVTILLEDYRDTAANGRRFDRIVSVGMFEHVGRAQFETFFQACAQILADDGVMLLHTIGRFGGPGTTDAFTRKYVFPGGYIPALSETVAASEKFRLIATDVETLRLHYAKTIRAWYANCMAHREKIIALYDERFFRMWTFYLAGAATVFEHGGMGNYQIQYVRNRNALPITRDYLIGS
- a CDS encoding DUF1801 domain-containing protein; protein product: MAKAKTTITEVTVEDFLAGVQPPAKAEEGRVLDALFRKVTGEIPKMWGPTIIGYGEYRTTYDSGREVHFLRSGFSPRKAKHSLYFMGGYSDAATGAARDEKLARLGKYSKGASCHYVNKLADIDLAVLEEIIAEDWAAMQRIYPES
- a CDS encoding molybdopterin-dependent oxidoreductase, with translation MVDLPRRSLLAGMAALSASACAKINQSESAKTLFDAAEDGHRSLHRALAGKQGLAPEYTRAERSPTFRGNGSVTVEDPFYKAQLAGGFPDWQLEVRGLVEQPLALTLDEVKALPQRTQITRHDCVEGWSAIGEWQGPQLAELLDAAKVKESAKFIVFRCADVLYGRDYYESIDMVDAYHPQTIIAHSLNGEPLPEKNGAPLRMRIERQLGYKQAKYVKAIEAVASFADIGDGKGGFWEDTAGYQWYAGI
- a CDS encoding cytochrome b/b6 domain-containing protein; the protein is MKTRKQHALSTRLWHWVNAVSIIVLFMTGLNISNAHRYLYWGDYGFDPKDAWLSVVRFPAWSTIPQYYNLAMARDWHITMAWPFGLGLAFIWIAMLVNGHFRRDLTTSPRDWTPGAVIASLKAHGPGAAAHGYNPVQKILYGMVFGVLMPLMLFTGLAISPGFQAAAPWLLEVLGGRQSARSLHFIAAWGIFGFFVIHVLLALTDWRLILGMITGGRRVESEAEAPRPAPAPEPVLDGDPSHG
- a CDS encoding SDR family oxidoreductase, with the translated sequence MPDMTAAPEFRPAVLVTGGATRIGAAIITRFAAAGWHCVIHYRDSAAEAEALAATLPSAETIGFDLTNDEGAVAAVTALAARLPGWRCLVNSASVFDYDGVTELDPATNRAAMQVNALAPARIAQAFIAHTARGSGVRSVINVTDMKIANTNPDFFSYTMSKHALAATIGMFAKGFTDPDVRAYGIAPGAILASHDQREEETEISHRLNLLRRKTGADEIAEAALFLAGGALASGQTLFIDSGQHLMDQPRDVIWLARENAKGAIA